The following are encoded together in the Bacteroidales bacterium MB20-C3-3 genome:
- a CDS encoding biotin--[acetyl-CoA-carboxylase] ligase, translating to MAIDIIWLETIDSTNKEALRRSDDLTDFTILAAEYQSKGRGQKGTSWESAKGSNLTFSLVLKPDMIKAENQFIISQIAAVGVYEYLVSKGVDAKIKWPNDIYVGDKKIAGILIENFIEGDSLSESIVGVGLNLNQEKFDSGAPNPVSLKAITGENYDRKEELEKLAFYLYDLYIPFKNFSWGSISEKISSMYHRNLYRYEELHKFQETPSGEIFEGRIIGTDKNACILIEKLDGSTVSYAFKEIKYII from the coding sequence ATGGCAATTGACATAATTTGGCTTGAAACTATTGATTCCACTAATAAAGAGGCACTTAGAAGGTCTGATGACCTTACTGACTTTACAATTCTTGCTGCTGAGTACCAATCTAAAGGAAGAGGACAGAAAGGGACATCCTGGGAGAGTGCCAAGGGTTCAAACCTAACCTTTTCTCTAGTCCTTAAACCAGATATGATAAAAGCTGAGAACCAGTTTATTATCTCTCAGATTGCTGCCGTAGGTGTATATGAGTACCTTGTAAGCAAAGGTGTTGATGCTAAGATTAAATGGCCAAATGATATATATGTAGGTGACAAAAAGATTGCAGGAATATTAATTGAGAACTTCATTGAGGGTGACAGTTTGTCAGAATCAATAGTTGGGGTTGGACTTAATCTTAATCAGGAAAAATTTGATTCAGGTGCTCCTAATCCTGTCTCTTTAAAAGCTATTACCGGTGAAAATTATGACCGCAAAGAGGAGTTGGAGAAGCTTGCTTTCTATCTGTACGACCTATACATCCCTTTTAAAAACTTTTCATGGGGAAGTATCTCTGAAAAGATATCTTCAATGTACCACAGAAACTTATACAGATATGAGGAGCTGCACAAATTCCAGGAGACACCTTCCGGAGAAATTTTTGAAGGAAGAATTATTGGAACAGACAAAAATGCTTGTATTTTGATTGAAAAACTGGATGGTTCTACAGTCTCTTATGCATTTAAAGAGATAAAATATATTATTTGA
- the rsfS gene encoding ribosome silencing factor has translation MPVKKTTTKRFKVAQSSAAKEIITDEIELKCITEAMLDKKAQAVCSMDLRNIGTAITDHFVICHADSAPQVIAIADNVEEKMYTQCNRKVVRAQGKENAFWIIMDFTNIVVHIFKTEYRQFYRLEELWADAIKTNYQDDKQ, from the coding sequence GTGCCAGTAAAGAAGACAACAACCAAAAGATTTAAAGTTGCCCAAAGCAGCGCAGCTAAAGAGATTATCACAGACGAGATTGAACTGAAATGCATAACAGAAGCTATGCTTGACAAAAAAGCTCAGGCTGTATGTTCTATGGATTTAAGAAATATAGGAACAGCAATTACAGACCATTTTGTCATATGTCACGCAGATTCTGCACCACAGGTCATTGCTATAGCAGACAATGTAGAGGAGAAGATGTACACACAGTGCAACAGAAAGGTAGTAAGAGCACAAGGGAAGGAGAATGCATTCTGGATTATAATGGACTTCACCAACATTGTTGTACACATATTTAAGACAGAGTACAGACAATTCTACAGGCTTGAAGAGCTGTGGGCAGATGCAATAAAGACTAACTATCAAGACGACAAGCAATGA